A portion of the Gottschalkia purinilytica genome contains these proteins:
- a CDS encoding DNA topoisomerase III gives MNKKLVLAEKPSVGRDIARVLNCNKKGNGYLEGQKYIVTWALGHLVTLADPEDYNKKYKSWKIEDLPMLPSSLKLNIIKQSRKQFYNVKEQMNRKDVNEIIIATDAGREGELVARWIIEMSHVKKPIKRLWISSVTDKAIKDGFNKLKDGRAYENLYASAVARAEADWIVGINATRALTCKYNAQLSCGRVQTPTLAMIAKREEEIENFKPKDFYGITASAKNLKLIWQDKHTKDIKTFDKGKCDKILKSIKGKDAKIVAIDKNHKKTFSPQLYDLTELQREANKIFGYSAKETLSIMQKLYERHKVLTYPRTDSRYISEDIVDTLKDRVKACKTGPYNALASKVLKSNIRTSKSFVDNSKVSDHHAIIPTEQPVFLSELNDKERKIYDMVVRRFLAVLYPPFEYEQTTIKAQVGDEIFTANGKVVISQGWKEVYANISEEDSDYDDALDQTISKLNKGDVLNISSVTQTKGQTKPPAPFNEGSLLSAMESPVKYMSNESKDLIKTIGETGGIGTVATRADIIEKLFNSFLIEKKGKDIFITSKGRQLLDLVPEELRSPALTAEWEQKLGYIAKGSLNKDSFISDMRRYAKSVVNEIKNSEDKFKHDNLTRNKCPECGKYMLEVNGKKGKMLVCQDRECGHRQGVAKITNARCPNCHKKLELRGEGEGQIFTCRCGYREKLSAFNERKNKESNKVSKKDVSKYLKKQKEASNESINSALADALAKLKL, from the coding sequence ATGAATAAGAAATTGGTGTTAGCTGAAAAGCCTTCTGTTGGAAGGGATATAGCTAGAGTATTGAATTGTAATAAGAAAGGTAATGGATACTTAGAAGGTCAAAAATATATAGTTACTTGGGCTTTAGGTCACTTGGTTACACTTGCTGATCCTGAAGATTATAATAAAAAATATAAGTCATGGAAAATTGAAGATTTACCAATGTTACCTTCTAGTTTAAAACTTAATATAATTAAGCAAAGTCGTAAGCAATTCTATAACGTTAAGGAACAAATGAATAGAAAAGATGTAAATGAAATTATAATAGCTACAGATGCTGGTAGAGAAGGTGAACTTGTAGCTAGATGGATAATAGAGATGTCTCATGTTAAAAAGCCAATTAAACGTCTTTGGATTTCTTCTGTTACGGATAAAGCAATTAAAGATGGATTTAATAAATTAAAAGATGGTAGAGCATATGAAAATCTTTATGCATCGGCTGTTGCTAGAGCAGAAGCTGATTGGATTGTAGGTATAAATGCCACACGTGCTTTAACTTGCAAGTATAATGCTCAACTTTCTTGTGGAAGAGTTCAAACCCCTACACTTGCTATGATTGCAAAGAGAGAAGAAGAAATTGAAAATTTCAAACCAAAAGATTTTTATGGTATTACGGCTTCAGCTAAAAATTTAAAGCTTATATGGCAAGACAAACATACTAAAGATATAAAAACTTTTGATAAGGGAAAGTGTGATAAAATACTGAAGTCTATAAAAGGAAAAGATGCGAAGATTGTAGCTATAGATAAAAATCATAAAAAAACATTCTCGCCACAACTATATGATTTAACAGAGTTACAAAGAGAAGCAAATAAAATATTCGGTTATTCTGCAAAGGAAACACTTTCTATTATGCAAAAACTTTACGAGCGTCACAAGGTATTAACTTATCCAAGAACTGACTCAAGATACATATCTGAGGATATAGTGGATACATTAAAGGATAGGGTTAAAGCTTGTAAAACTGGACCATATAATGCACTAGCTTCAAAAGTATTAAAAAGTAACATAAGAACAAGTAAGTCGTTTGTAGATAATAGCAAGGTTTCTGACCATCATGCTATTATACCTACTGAACAACCTGTATTTTTAAGTGAGTTAAATGATAAAGAGCGAAAAATATATGACATGGTAGTTAGAAGATTTTTAGCAGTTTTATATCCGCCTTTTGAATACGAGCAAACAACTATAAAAGCTCAAGTAGGAGATGAAATTTTTACAGCCAACGGAAAAGTAGTTATATCTCAAGGTTGGAAAGAAGTTTATGCAAATATATCCGAAGAAGATAGCGACTATGATGATGCTTTAGACCAAACGATTTCTAAATTAAATAAAGGAGATGTTTTAAATATATCTTCTGTTACACAAACTAAAGGACAGACAAAGCCGCCTGCACCTTTTAACGAAGGAAGCTTACTTTCAGCTATGGAAAGTCCAGTTAAATATATGTCTAATGAAAGTAAAGATCTAATTAAAACCATTGGCGAAACAGGAGGAATTGGAACAGTAGCTACAAGAGCAGATATTATTGAAAAGTTATTCAACAGTTTTCTTATTGAGAAAAAAGGAAAAGATATCTTTATAACTTCTAAAGGAAGACAACTTCTTGATTTGGTTCCTGAAGAATTAAGATCGCCTGCATTGACTGCAGAATGGGAACAGAAGTTAGGATATATAGCTAAAGGAAGTCTTAATAAGGATAGCTTTATTAGCGATATGAGAAGATATGCAAAATCAGTTGTTAATGAGATAAAAAATAGTGAAGATAAATTTAAACATGATAACTTAACAAGAAACAAATGCCCAGAATGCGGTAAATATATGCTCGAGGTAAATGGAAAAAAGGGAAAGATGCTTGTTTGCCAAGATAGAGAATGTGGACATAGACAAGGTGTTGCCAAGATAACCAATGCTAGATGTCCTAACTGTCATAAAAAATTAGAACTACGTGGTGAAGGAGAAGGACAGATTTTCACATGTAGATGTGGATATAGAGAAAAGCTTTCTGCTTTTAACGAAAGAAAGAATAAAGAAAGTAATAAGGTGTCAAAGAAAGATGTGTCAAAATATCTTAAAAAACAGAAGGAAGCGAGTAATGAATCAATTAACTCCGCTCTTGCAGATGCATTGGCTAAGCTTAAACTCTAA
- a CDS encoding RNA polymerase sigma factor produces the protein MDTILLVKKAKQGDKDALVQLIMLKKQDYYKLAYVYMKNPEDTLDVMQNMIVILYENIGQLKDNSKFYSWSKTILVNCCKNYLRKNKKLISLEYVKEQCYEENFQQKDEEVMIEECLSQLKEKHREVIKLRYFLDLDYKTISNILKIPVGTVKSRIHIGLEKLKEIFGGEEL, from the coding sequence ATGGATACTATTTTACTAGTAAAGAAAGCAAAACAAGGAGATAAGGATGCATTAGTTCAACTTATTATGTTAAAAAAGCAAGACTATTATAAACTTGCATACGTATATATGAAAAATCCTGAAGACACGCTAGATGTAATGCAAAATATGATCGTCATTTTGTATGAAAATATTGGTCAATTAAAAGATAACAGTAAATTTTATAGTTGGAGTAAGACTATTCTAGTAAATTGCTGTAAAAATTATTTAAGAAAAAATAAAAAATTGATTTCATTAGAATATGTAAAGGAACAGTGCTATGAGGAAAATTTTCAACAGAAAGATGAAGAAGTTATGATAGAAGAGTGCTTATCCCAATTAAAAGAAAAACACAGAGAAGTTATAAAACTGAGATATTTTCTGGATTTAGATTACAAGACAATTTCTAATATACTAAAAATACCTGTTGGAACGGTTAAATCTCGTATTCATATTGGACTTGAAAAATTAAAAGAGATATTTGGAGGTGAAGAACTATGA
- a CDS encoding GAF domain-containing protein: MFKLDGIEKMSEKQKLNYLLLMVEGQLSSEKDTLANLSNVSALINILIDKLNWAGFYLIKDNELVLGPFQGLPACNRIKLSSGVCGNAVTTRKIQLVPNVHEFPGHIACDNASNSELVIPIIKDNIVYGVLDLDSPEIDRFTQLEAEYMEKLVEKLNKYIDWNEVTRI, from the coding sequence ATGTTTAAATTAGATGGTATAGAAAAAATGAGTGAAAAACAAAAGCTTAATTACCTTCTTCTTATGGTTGAAGGACAATTAAGCTCAGAAAAAGATACATTAGCAAATTTATCGAATGTCTCTGCTCTCATAAATATATTAATAGACAAACTAAACTGGGCAGGATTTTATTTAATTAAAGATAATGAACTTGTACTTGGTCCTTTTCAAGGTCTTCCAGCATGTAATAGGATAAAGCTATCATCTGGAGTATGTGGCAATGCAGTAACTACTAGAAAAATTCAACTAGTTCCAAACGTACATGAATTTCCAGGTCATATTGCATGCGACAATGCATCTAATTCTGAACTAGTTATACCAATTATTAAAGATAATATAGTATATGGTGTGCTAGACTTAGACAGCCCTGAAATTGATAGATTTACACAACTTGAAGCTGAATATATGGAAAAACTTGTTGAAAAGTTAAACAAATATATTGATTGGAATGAAGTTACTAGAATATAA
- a CDS encoding SLC13 family permease, which translates to MIKAIIIFIITYILISGKRLNRIKIGRQAGVLLGTVLMVISRVIKPEQVYQLVNWDTILLLLGMMIIIEHLAEAEFFTLVARWVHSKNLSSKKLLALLVFGTGILAAFLVNDIVCIFFTPLLLIMIKERNLPPLPFLLGLATSTNIGGVIAFTGNPQNMIIGNLSGISYGKFFILMLPIGILGLIANYLILLRMYNKDMSIDVKNIELGEKPKAKPLLKRSLFVTFLVIIGFFIFKNIAWVAISGATLLFVISNRNETTLLKKLDWNLLLFFSGLFVVIGGLQVSGVTTAILSKTSSFLEDGFLNFFSFGILSILGSNLFANVPYVLVVAESIQKLADPTLMWFTLAFTSTIAGNLTILGAIANVIVVERARGICNISFWDFFKFGLPCTLINFIIGMLFLWGYHLIGWI; encoded by the coding sequence ATGATTAAAGCAATTATTATATTTATAATTACTTACATACTTATTTCAGGTAAACGATTAAACAGAATCAAGATAGGGCGCCAGGCAGGTGTGTTATTAGGGACAGTTTTAATGGTTATTAGTAGAGTGATAAAGCCAGAACAAGTATATCAATTAGTTAACTGGGATACTATTTTGCTTTTATTAGGAATGATGATCATTATTGAACATCTAGCTGAAGCAGAGTTTTTTACACTAGTAGCAAGATGGGTACATTCTAAAAATTTATCATCAAAGAAACTTTTAGCATTATTAGTTTTTGGTACAGGGATATTAGCTGCATTTTTAGTTAATGACATAGTGTGCATATTTTTTACCCCACTTTTACTAATAATGATTAAAGAAAGGAATCTCCCACCATTACCATTTTTACTAGGACTAGCTACATCTACTAATATAGGAGGAGTAATAGCTTTTACAGGAAATCCTCAAAATATGATTATAGGAAACTTATCAGGAATATCTTATGGAAAATTCTTTATTCTAATGTTACCAATAGGAATCTTAGGATTAATAGCTAATTATCTTATATTATTGCGTATGTATAATAAAGACATGTCAATTGACGTTAAAAATATAGAGTTAGGAGAAAAACCAAAGGCTAAACCTTTACTTAAACGTTCTTTATTCGTAACATTTTTAGTTATTATTGGATTCTTTATATTTAAGAACATAGCTTGGGTAGCAATAAGTGGAGCAACCCTCTTATTTGTAATTTCAAATCGAAATGAAACAACACTATTAAAAAAACTAGACTGGAATTTACTATTATTCTTTTCAGGACTTTTTGTTGTTATAGGTGGACTTCAAGTTTCAGGAGTAACAACTGCAATATTAAGTAAGACATCGAGTTTCTTAGAAGATGGATTCTTAAACTTTTTTTCTTTTGGTATTTTGAGTATTTTAGGCTCTAATCTTTTTGCTAATGTTCCGTATGTTCTAGTAGTAGCAGAAAGTATTCAGAAACTAGCTGATCCTACATTAATGTGGTTTACATTGGCTTTTACAAGTACAATAGCAGGTAACTTGACAATTTTAGGTGCCATAGCCAATGTTATTGTAGTAGAACGAGCAAGGGGAATTTGTAATATTAGCTTTTGGGATTTTTTTAAGTTTGGACTTCCATGTACTTTAATTAACTTTATAATTGGAATGTTATTTTTATGGGGATATCATTTGATAGGTTGGATTTAA
- a CDS encoding DEAD/DEAH box helicase, which translates to MMIDFGTIGISNKLKSILNQNGITKPTSIQVKAIPEIIKGKDVIAQAHTGTGKTLGFMLPMMESINASQPFIQGLIITPTRELAIQITDEAKKLAPYKDVNILAAYGGQDVEKQIKKLKKGIHIVIGTPGRLLDHIRRKSINFSKLKMLVLDEADQMLHMGFLKEVEEIINKTPKGRQTMLFSATMNNQVRSLASRYMKEPSEIQVKGSNVTLDEIKQLVVETTDRGKQDALCSIIDEYNPFMAIIFCRTKRRVSALNQALNRRGYDSDEIHGDLSQAKREKVMKAFRKAEIQLLVATDVAARGLDIEGITHVFNYDIAQDPESYIHRIGRTGRAGQTGVAVTFVAPKDRQELDMIERKIKMTLERRKIVKEKDHEKDKAINKFNEKEDKAHSKYRRSNNDRGNKSRSGKGNNTRKSSRSNKTDERSKDYKGRNLGDKKQNFTGGRSSKRTQNSKKNRYSKDRKF; encoded by the coding sequence ATGATGATTGATTTTGGAACTATAGGAATTAGTAATAAATTGAAAAGTATATTAAATCAAAATGGAATAACGAAACCAACTTCTATCCAAGTTAAGGCTATTCCAGAGATAATAAAAGGAAAAGATGTCATAGCACAAGCTCATACAGGAACGGGAAAAACTCTGGGATTTATGCTACCTATGATGGAAAGTATTAATGCAAGCCAACCTTTTATACAAGGATTAATTATCACTCCTACAAGAGAACTAGCGATTCAGATTACAGATGAAGCTAAAAAACTTGCGCCATATAAAGACGTTAATATATTAGCTGCATATGGCGGACAGGATGTAGAGAAGCAGATAAAAAAATTAAAGAAGGGTATTCATATAGTGATTGGTACTCCAGGTCGTTTATTGGACCACATTAGAAGAAAAAGTATTAATTTTAGTAAACTTAAAATGCTTGTACTGGATGAAGCTGATCAGATGCTTCATATGGGCTTTTTAAAAGAGGTAGAAGAAATAATAAATAAGACACCAAAAGGAAGACAAACAATGCTTTTCTCTGCTACAATGAATAATCAGGTACGCTCACTTGCTAGTAGATATATGAAAGAACCAAGTGAAATACAAGTTAAGGGAAGTAATGTAACTTTAGATGAAATAAAGCAGTTGGTTGTTGAAACAACAGATAGAGGAAAACAAGATGCACTTTGTAGTATTATTGATGAATACAATCCTTTTATGGCAATAATATTTTGTCGTACTAAACGTCGTGTAAGTGCACTTAATCAAGCTTTAAATAGACGTGGATATGATTCAGATGAAATACATGGTGATCTTAGTCAGGCAAAACGTGAGAAAGTAATGAAAGCATTTAGAAAAGCAGAGATACAACTTCTTGTAGCAACAGATGTTGCTGCTCGTGGATTAGATATAGAAGGAATAACACATGTATTTAATTATGATATAGCACAAGATCCAGAAAGCTATATCCATCGTATAGGACGTACAGGACGTGCAGGTCAAACTGGTGTTGCTGTTACTTTTGTAGCTCCTAAAGATAGACAAGAATTAGATATGATTGAAAGAAAAATAAAAATGACTCTAGAAAGAAGAAAGATAGTCAAAGAAAAAGATCATGAAAAGGATAAAGCAATAAATAAGTTTAATGAAAAAGAAGATAAGGCGCATAGTAAATATAGACGTTCTAATAATGATAGAGGTAATAAGTCTAGAAGTGGGAAAGGCAACAATACTAGAAAATCATCAAGAAGTAATAAGACTGATGAGAGAAGTAAAGACTATAAAGGAAGAAATTTAGGAGATAAAAAGCAAAATTTTACAGGTGGAAGATCAAGTAAAAGAACTCAAAATTCAAAGAAAAATAGATATTCAAAAGATAGAAAGTTTTAA
- a CDS encoding DUF4179 domain-containing protein codes for MNKIEEILKKRKKELDNIEIPEELEMKLHDALKDKKISSTRHRKWKMKAAALFLIVIFMGYNINTLALYGKKLVGYDEIMNETLKELNELQKGQSIDKSYTFKNGVTITLDGIMIDDNQLLAYYTIKDPNGKINDANSNLTIDMIGTKGNYSMESSQGLTSNEKTEAKYIASFAPPSFYEKKLKMNITLTEGNKRETGEITFKLDRNKAMGYSLKKDINKDIKIDEGKIRFDSITASPTATVIKGRLQNTLGLVLDHVNKKRFKPEQLDVRLIANGKELLNLSSEISTNIGGIKFKQEYDALPDNLESLQIYIISFSADHDVYKQIKLARNNKVKSIKILDNKIDINKVYESKGKTYVTITTEENVVLSKVHLLIDDKKVKLENTISNKHDKKENGVTTHTRTLCFKGTGKSLKLDIKRLKYNKNYNQIIDIPVK; via the coding sequence ATGAATAAAATTGAAGAAATCCTAAAAAAGAGAAAAAAAGAATTAGATAATATAGAAATACCAGAAGAATTAGAAATGAAATTACATGATGCGTTGAAGGATAAGAAAATATCTTCAACTAGACATAGAAAGTGGAAAATGAAAGCTGCGGCATTATTTCTTATAGTTATTTTTATGGGATATAATATTAATACTTTGGCTCTCTATGGCAAAAAACTAGTTGGATATGATGAGATTATGAATGAAACTTTAAAAGAACTTAATGAATTACAGAAAGGACAATCTATAGATAAAAGTTATACTTTTAAGAATGGAGTTACTATTACACTAGATGGAATAATGATAGATGATAATCAGCTTTTAGCTTATTATACTATAAAAGATCCTAATGGAAAGATTAATGATGCAAATAGTAACCTAACTATAGATATGATTGGGACTAAAGGTAATTATTCTATGGAAAGTAGTCAAGGATTGACTAGTAATGAAAAAACTGAGGCGAAATATATTGCTAGTTTTGCTCCTCCTAGTTTCTACGAAAAAAAATTAAAAATGAATATTACTTTGACAGAAGGAAATAAGAGAGAAACTGGAGAGATTACTTTCAAACTAGATAGGAATAAAGCTATGGGATATAGTCTAAAGAAAGATATTAATAAAGATATTAAAATAGATGAAGGTAAAATAAGATTTGATTCTATAACAGCTTCCCCTACTGCTACTGTTATTAAAGGAAGACTTCAGAATACCTTAGGTTTAGTTTTAGATCATGTTAATAAAAAACGTTTTAAACCGGAACAACTAGATGTAAGACTTATTGCTAACGGAAAAGAACTTTTAAATTTAAGTTCAGAAATAAGTACTAATATAGGCGGCATAAAGTTCAAACAAGAATATGATGCATTACCTGATAACTTAGAAAGTTTACAGATTTATATTATAAGTTTTAGCGCAGATCATGACGTTTATAAACAAATTAAGCTTGCAAGAAATAACAAAGTTAAATCTATAAAAATTCTAGATAATAAAATAGATATTAATAAAGTATATGAATCTAAAGGAAAAACATATGTTACTATTACTACTGAAGAAAATGTAGTTCTTTCAAAGGTACATTTATTAATAGACGATAAGAAAGTAAAACTAGAAAATACAATTTCAAATAAGCATGATAAAAAAGAAAATGGAGTTACCACTCATACTAGAACTCTTTGTTTTAAAGGAACGGGAAAAAGCTTAAAATTAGATATTAAAAGATTAAAATATAATAAGAACTATAATCAAATTATAGATATACCTGTAAAATAA
- a CDS encoding DMT family transporter — MKKNNNIFIVYMLAVLYAVIIGFSFLFTKIALKYSSPLDVLALRFAVSFIALTIPVALGWIKVRFEKKYVIKVLPLLIFYPTLFLSLQTFGLSFSSSSEAGIIQATTPIFTMVLSSLILNEKTNLVQKVSIFLSFFGVLYMFMMKGESISFNSYKGIIFLLLSCLSFSGYSILARKLSKDFNAVELTYYMITGGFIIFNIAAIGKHVSDNTLSQFLTPFSNLSFVLSMLYLGILACLVTSALTNYILSKIEASKMNVFVNLTTVVSIFAGAVFLKERIYSYHIIGSLMIIAGVIGANCFTGSRKRLDQNL; from the coding sequence ATGAAAAAAAATAATAATATTTTTATTGTATATATGTTAGCAGTTCTATATGCTGTAATAATTGGTTTTTCATTTTTGTTTACTAAAATTGCATTAAAATATTCTAGCCCTTTAGATGTTTTAGCCCTTAGATTTGCAGTTTCATTTATAGCTTTAACTATCCCTGTTGCTTTAGGATGGATAAAAGTGAGATTCGAGAAAAAATATGTTATTAAAGTCTTACCTTTACTTATATTCTATCCAACTCTTTTTCTTAGTCTTCAAACTTTTGGACTTAGTTTTTCTTCATCATCAGAAGCAGGTATTATACAAGCAACTACACCTATATTCACAATGGTTTTATCTTCTCTAATTTTAAATGAGAAGACAAATTTAGTTCAAAAGGTGTCTATATTTTTATCTTTCTTCGGTGTTCTATATATGTTTATGATGAAAGGTGAGAGTATAAGTTTTAATAGCTATAAGGGAATTATATTTTTACTATTATCTTGTCTTTCTTTTTCAGGATACAGTATACTTGCAAGAAAGCTTTCTAAAGATTTTAATGCTGTAGAACTAACATATTACATGATAACTGGAGGATTTATCATTTTCAATATTGCTGCAATAGGCAAACATGTATCAGATAATACTTTAAGTCAATTCCTTACTCCTTTTAGTAATTTAAGCTTCGTATTATCAATGCTATATCTTGGAATTCTTGCATGTTTAGTTACATCAGCTTTAACTAACTATATTCTTTCTAAAATAGAAGCTTCTAAAATGAATGTATTTGTTAATTTAACAACTGTTGTTTCTATCTTTGCTGGAGCTGTCTTTTTAAAAGAACGTATATATAGTTATCATATAATTGGTTCATTGATGATTATTGCTGGAGTAATAGGTGCAAATTGCTTTACTGGCAGTAGAAAACGATTAGATCAAAATTTATAA
- a CDS encoding ArsA family ATPase — protein sequence MRIILYTGKGGVGKTSIAAATAAKSAQSGKKTLIISADPAHSLGDALDISLESEPIEIMENMWAQEINTLYEMEKGWKKVQDYLTSLFTAKTVKDITTEELTIFPGMEDLLSLLRILDYYKSKTYDVIIVDCAPTGETLKLLSFPEMLRWWMEKLFPLKRKALKILGPVAQPILGLPMPDDSVMGEIENLYIKLDEMRNILIDRDTTSIRIVVNPEKMVIKESQRSFTYLNIYNFNVDSIIVNRVIPDDVNEGYFKEWKEIHKKYLKEIHDSFSPVPIYHAPLFDQELVGIDMLIKMSNIIFKNDNAVDIKYSNRTQKIEKIDDDYVYSVYMPFMKKQDLDLNQKGDEIIVRAGDIKRNIILPRTLTKLSIKEAKFDDEVLKIRFGGEENE from the coding sequence ATGAGAATTATACTATATACTGGAAAAGGTGGAGTAGGAAAAACAAGTATAGCAGCAGCTACAGCAGCAAAGAGTGCACAAAGTGGTAAAAAGACATTGATTATTAGTGCTGATCCAGCTCATAGTCTAGGAGATGCTTTAGATATTTCATTAGAATCAGAGCCAATAGAAATTATGGAAAATATGTGGGCTCAAGAAATTAATACACTTTATGAAATGGAAAAAGGATGGAAGAAAGTTCAAGATTACTTGACATCACTGTTTACTGCTAAAACTGTAAAGGATATTACAACAGAAGAGTTAACTATATTTCCAGGGATGGAAGATCTACTAAGTTTACTTAGAATTTTAGATTATTATAAGAGCAAAACTTATGATGTTATTATAGTAGACTGTGCCCCTACAGGAGAGACTTTAAAATTATTAAGTTTTCCAGAAATGTTAAGATGGTGGATGGAAAAGCTGTTTCCACTAAAACGTAAAGCTCTTAAAATACTCGGACCAGTAGCACAACCAATATTAGGATTACCTATGCCAGATGACTCTGTAATGGGAGAAATAGAGAATCTTTATATAAAATTAGATGAAATGAGAAATATTTTAATAGATAGAGATACTACAAGTATACGAATAGTTGTTAATCCGGAAAAGATGGTAATTAAGGAATCACAGAGAAGCTTCACTTATTTAAATATATATAATTTCAATGTAGATTCTATTATTGTAAACAGAGTTATTCCTGATGACGTTAATGAAGGATACTTTAAAGAATGGAAGGAGATTCATAAGAAGTACTTGAAAGAAATTCATGATAGTTTTTCGCCTGTTCCTATTTATCATGCTCCACTGTTTGATCAAGAATTAGTAGGGATAGATATGTTAATTAAAATGAGTAATATTATATTTAAAAATGATAATGCAGTAGATATCAAATATAGTAATAGAACACAAAAGATTGAGAAAATTGATGACGATTATGTTTACTCAGTATATATGCCATTTATGAAAAAACAAGACTTAGATCTTAATCAAAAAGGTGATGAAATAATCGTTAGAGCTGGAGATATCAAAAGGAATATTATTCTTCCTAGAACACTAACTAAATTGTCTATCAAAGAAGCTAAATTTGATGATGAAGTATTAAAAATTCGATTTGGTGGTGAGGAAAATGAATAA
- a CDS encoding PLP-dependent aminotransferase family protein — MKYEDITNYIKQKIEKGEIKSGDKLPTIRKMAEIHKCSKSTVVRAYDELEKEHVIYSVPQSGYYAIEKKKMHNKAKNEYINFSSISPDPDIFPYLEFQHCMDKAMDVYKQDIFTYNTDNGLSYLIDVLEKHLMNYQVFTKPDNIYVTSGIQQALSILAEMPFPNNKKYVLVEQPTYNIFLKLLELKKIPVIGIERGVKGIDLNELEMIFKRDNVKFFYTMPRFQNPLGTSYTAKEKEAIADLARKYDVYIVEDDYLADLENDSKADPIYTYDRSSHVIYLKSFSKILFPGLRLGVAVIPDSMKDKFYLYKKLTDLDACMISQAALSIYINSGMFERYRNKISEIYLERINCLNNALNYYNDTEFLKHENITSGIFNHLTLPLTFNINKLISNLKKKGIRVQSGETFYLSNSSNNNKLIRLSITRVNEEQIYEGISAIIDEIKKLYDLSFY; from the coding sequence ATGAAGTATGAAGATATTACAAACTATATTAAACAAAAAATTGAAAAAGGAGAAATAAAATCAGGGGATAAACTGCCAACAATTAGAAAAATGGCAGAAATACATAAATGTAGTAAGAGTACTGTAGTAAGAGCATATGATGAATTAGAAAAAGAACATGTAATTTATTCTGTTCCTCAAAGTGGATACTATGCAATTGAAAAGAAAAAAATGCATAATAAAGCAAAAAATGAATATATTAATTTTTCATCTATATCTCCAGATCCAGATATATTTCCATATTTAGAATTTCAACATTGTATGGATAAAGCAATGGATGTTTATAAGCAAGATATATTCACTTACAATACTGATAATGGGCTTAGTTACTTGATTGATGTTCTTGAAAAACATCTTATGAATTATCAGGTGTTTACAAAACCTGATAATATTTATGTTACTTCGGGAATCCAACAAGCATTATCCATTCTAGCGGAAATGCCATTTCCGAATAATAAAAAATACGTTCTTGTAGAACAGCCTACATATAATATTTTTTTAAAGCTTCTTGAGTTAAAGAAGATACCTGTTATTGGAATAGAAAGAGGAGTAAAAGGGATAGATTTAAATGAGCTGGAAATGATATTTAAAAGAGATAATGTTAAGTTTTTTTATACTATGCCTAGATTTCAAAATCCATTGGGAACATCTTATACGGCTAAAGAAAAAGAAGCAATTGCTGATTTAGCTCGAAAATATGATGTTTATATTGTAGAAGATGATTATCTTGCAGACTTAGAAAATGATAGTAAGGCTGATCCTATTTATACATACGATCGCTCTTCTCATGTTATATACTTAAAAAGTTTTTCTAAAATACTATTTCCAGGTTTAAGATTGGGTGTTGCTGTTATACCTGACTCTATGAAAGATAAGTTTTATTTATATAAGAAGCTTACAGACTTGGATGCTTGTATGATATCTCAAGCTGCACTTTCAATTTATATTAATAGTGGTATGTTTGAAAGATATAGAAACAAGATATCAGAAATTTATTTAGAAAGAATTAATTGCTTAAATAATGCTTTAAACTATTATAATGACACAGAATTCTTGAAACATGAAAATATAACTTCTGGAATTTTTAATCACTTAACGTTGCCATTAACGTTTAACATTAATAAACTAATTAGTAACTTAAAGAAGAAAGGAATAAGGGTTCAATCAGGAGAAACTTTTTATCTATCTAACAGTTCTAACAATAATAAGCTAATTAGATTAAGTATAACTAGAGTAAATGAGGAACAAATTTATGAAGGTATAAGTGCTATAATTGATGAAATAAAAAAACTATATGATCTTTCATTTTATTAA